GTCGGCATCGCCGGCATCATCTGGGGCACGCAGGCTGCGGCGAAGCATATGCGCACGCGCGGCGCCGGGTCGATCATCAACATCGCATCGGTATCGGCGCACGTCGGACTGCCCAACGCGATGGTCTATTGCGGCATCAAGGCGGCGGTCGAAGGGATGACGCGGTCGTCGGCGATCGAACTCGCGCCGTCGGCCATCCGAGTCAACGCCGTTGCTCCGTCGACCGTTGCGACCGAAGGTGTCCGCGCGATGTTGGACGATGCGACCTTCGAGGCGCGCGTCGCCAGCACCCCGCTCGGCCGACTGGGCGAAACCTCGGACATTGCCGAGGCGGTGCTCTTCTTCGCCGACAGCGACCGGTCGGGCTTTGTGACGGGTCAGTCTCTGCTTGTCGACGGCGGCATCTCGATCGCCCTTCGCTGACCGCTCAGCGATAAATACCTTCCGCGATCCCGGGGACGTCGAGCCCCCGGATCGCGGTGATCCGCCCCGCATCGGGATGATTGGCGACCAGCCGATGCCCCGAATTGGCGATGCTCGTTAGATAGAGCGTATCCATCTCCTCCCCGCCGAACGCGGGACACGAAGGATAGGGCAGCGGCACGGGGATCGACCGCAGCAGCGTCCCGTCGGGC
This sequence is a window from Sphingopyxis sp. USTB-05. Protein-coding genes within it:
- a CDS encoding SDR family NAD(P)-dependent oxidoreductase, with amino-acid sequence MTKSLEGRVALVTGASRGLGRDIALKLAGNGASVALLDRKAHWAEDLAQQIAADGGKAVALGCDVSDGAALHDAFDTAATELGGIDIVVNNAMWTKYSPIESIDAESLDRMLGVGIAGIIWGTQAAAKHMRTRGAGSIINIASVSAHVGLPNAMVYCGIKAAVEGMTRSSAIELAPSAIRVNAVAPSTVATEGVRAMLDDATFEARVASTPLGRLGETSDIAEAVLFFADSDRSGFVTGQSLLVDGGISIALR